The DNA segment TAGATTAGTGTTTCGATACATCGATTAACCCACCCTCCCccatacatgtgtgtgtgtgtgtgataacgTCGATAACGTCAGCCAGTTGTTTGCCCACTTTACGCCAAAGATGGCTAAAGTATCTTAATTACTCGCttgttttcattattgttACTGCTTAAAACTTGCAAATTTCCAACCTAACAActgaattattaatttaatttctctctttctccctctctctttctctctctctctatctctctctctctctctctctccgctctctctctctctcttgtctCTTTCCTCTTTGCAGTACAAGCAATAGAATATCGCCGAAGCAGACTGGTGGACGTGGCAGCGGTTACCGGTCGTGATCACGTGGCCAGCAGATGAAAATTAAGCTTTCCAACACTTTTGCCCCATTTAGCTAATTGCAATTTGCATGTGCACTTTTGCGCTGCACACCCGTTCTCTGTACCCGCCCAAACTGGCCCACACATTGCGCGGCACAGCCACACAGCCACAGGAGCAGTGAACGCAACAAACGCAGTACGCAGTAGCACTGCCATGCACGTGCATCCCGCCGTCGTCCAGCGGATTTATGGTAACGCCAGTGGAATTGAAAGAGTAACCTCCCGCCTGCCACGCCTGAGTCACCTAGGAATTGTACGCAATCACTGTGTGAATTGAGGCTGGATGCGCACTACCGTTGCGGCGCATTACACCGACCCCTGACCGGACAGGACGGATTAAGCACGAAAGGATACACACGACAGTGGTGGGAAgcagcaacgataatagctcAAAGAAGCgcaacaccccccccccccctccctccttcGCGTTCAAGAAACCACACACCGCTGCCGCTGTTGTTCGCCTTTCCGATGAAGATCATTAAAAGCGCGTGAAATGTGTAATCGCTCAGCGCGGCGAACAGTTTCGAGTGGCGTTGCGTTCAACGATGTATTTTGTTATGGATTTGTATCTCATCGTTTTGTGTCTGCTGGTCATCTACATTAAGGGTAAGTCTACTTCATCTATACCTTCCAGCGCCCCCGAGATCACATTATTGACAATCGTTTCtcggtttctttttgttttttgtttcttctgttttccTTCGACGACGCAACGGCAATTGCAGACAGCTTGCAGGGACCGCACGAGAAACGACTGCTGAACAATCTACTGGCAACGTACAACACGCTCGAACGCCCGGTCGCCAACGAGTCCGATCCGCTGGAAGTGAAGTTCGGGCTGACGCTGCAGCAAATAATCGATGTTGTGAGTATTGCCCGTGCCGGTGGTGCTCCCGTTGTGACACTCACACCCCCTCCGTAGCTCTCTCTGgcttcaaaccaaaaaaaaaccacctaTTGggtttttccgttttgttttccaatttttgggttttggttttcggttttggttttgttctgTTCCCCTACTGGacttgggttttttttagttttgtacatttttacTGTGCCCGTCCGTGTCGATCCGCCCGCGCGCGCTCACGGATTTCTGTCGTACCGGGCCGGGCTAGCCACGTACGTGCGTGCGTCCGTGCATTTTGCTTAGCACTGCAGGGCTCTGCGTACAGGGCACTCTGATACCTGTGTATACCATGTGTATACCTCTCTCgtgtttatgtatgtgtgtgtgtgtgtgtgcgttgtgtgtTGCATTATAATCAAGTTACCCGTTATTGAACCTATTCTAGGACGAAAAAAATCAGATACTCACTACCAACGCTTGGTTGAATCTGGTAAGTGGCATGTACCCGGGCGCAGCGACACGCTCTTCGCAGCATTATACCATAAAATATCTCCAACACCCTTGCCAGGGGTTTATTGGATTAGGAAACACACTTGTTTTCGCAATTGGGATGATGAAGCCTATATTTATGAACAGTTACGCCTACTTAACCCCGCGCGTGggaagtgggggggggggggggattgtgCGGGATCATGAAGGGATGACTTCTTCCACTGCCGCCTGCGGAAAGCACAAACCGTGCAGAACAAACTTGTGTCAAACTTTCTCCTTGCTCTTTAAACTATTCTCCGGTTCTTTATCTTTCACAATCTTTATCGTTCGATATTAGTtactaaacaaacacaccaacacacatacacagctcTCGTTCGCAGGGAGCGCGGAACAACAGTTTTAGTGTCAACTTCTGAGGCACAAGAGCTTGCTCCAGCTTACACTTTATGGCTTTCAACGGTTCCTTATCTTTCGATGTTGTATCTTTCGTTCAATgcatgcttcttttttttctcaatcaCTGAggtacacaacaacaaaaaacataacatgTGCACTAAATGTGTACTatttttacaaacacacacacacacacacatacagcgaCACAAAAATCCTATACCCTGCATAACAACGGAAGAAGTCATCCTTTCTACTCGAACGCCTCGCCAGCCCGCTAATGACAATGGTGGTGTTACTAGTTCTAATACGAAGCATATAAACAACCAACCGTCCCACCCCACCAGTGCATTTTGCTATAAAATATAATTGTCGTGTCTTACTGGACTTTTCACTACTCGCTGTGTGTACTTACTTgtgatttgttgttttaactAACCGAATATAAAGCTTAACCAAGCAACATCAAGCAAAAACACATGCGTAGTTGCGCCTAAAATTCCTCCCCGAGGAACGGTGCGCGGAGTCCGCGTTAAATAGTTCGTAATCTTAAAACTGGGAAAACGTTTCCCACTAAAACAAACACTCCATCATTCCCCTGCCTAATTAACTATAAACCATATGCGTAGCAAAAGCCCAGCAAAGGCTTTACTAACTAAATAGCAAAATTAAAGCTTCCctcacttaaaaaaaaaacaaacaaactactaATTTAAACAAGTGTTAAACATCAAATAAAAACCAgatatttaattgaaaataaaaatgcgcCTAGGCTATTTGGCATCTCTGTTTATGTCGCTTTTAAATGGGTACATGTCATAATCATAGATTTATCGTTTGTAATATAataaactttttgttttgttttgtaatcgAGTTTCCtcacaaagcaaaaaagaaatgcaaacCCCTCGAAGACAATTGTCGATGATTTGCGACGTTTCCTCTTTTTCACAAACCTTAATCAAGATCCTAATACTCATAATCTGCATGTATTTACTAAACTCGATTTTCTTCgattgtgcgtgcgtgtgaaaGTTTTGTGAGGGCCGGTGGCCAGCGTGTTTAGCTTcacctggtgtgtgtgttttagatAATACCTAGCTGATTTATTAGGAATAATGTTAATCTCTACGTGTCtggaaatttttttttttaaccattgATTTTGATTCTTACCCCTTACTCGCTACCTCACACCCGTGTTTTTTGCATtagtattataattattatgattatatttattatcattatcatgACACCAAGCAAGCGCATTGCAAAGCGATCCTGCAGCGTACGATTTTGAAATCACCGATCTACACGGTTTTGTTATTACCATTTTACTACTTCCTTTTCGATTCTTTTCGTCTCTTTTTTCTGTCACCTATTGCCCCCTCCCGCCCTTGATAAGCTCTGTTTGATAGCACCAGcggattgtttgtttattttctcttaTCGTTTGTCGTTTGTCGTTATTTGTCAGTTTTTCTTATGCAAATAGCGTTTGTTTCCTTTGATTTAATCCATTCATTTCTGCAAATTGATGATTGTAGGACGAGAAGAATCAACTTTTAATAACGAACATATGGCTGTCGTTGGTAAGTTACACGTCTTCACGGTAAAGTTTGCATGCTTTATAAACGGACAAACTATGATTAAATATGCAAAgctcacaaaaacaaaacaaagttaCTCTAATATCGCCCACCTATACCTTAGACCTTATCTTACAAAAGCTTAGGAGTGTTTGGATGCATAGCGTTGCGAACGAGTTATTTCATACCGAACCTTGTTTGGCTCTCCTAAAGtatgaactttaaaaaaaaaaacaaacaaacacaaacatacacaagccAGCTTCCTAGGGTACTCTGCGTACAGTTGCATAGTTGCTGCCATCTTTCTATCTCCCTTAGAGCCTCTGTACGATTGGTTAACTACTATTTCTACTCTTTATACTATTACTATTGCTGCTGTCACTATTTCCTATTACAAAATCTTCTACTATCTAGCTATTGGTTTGAATGTAGCTGGTTGAACACATGTACATGTACAATTATTACACCTGGTTTTTGTCCTCGTTACTGTTATATCGTCTAGTGCTTTGATCCGATTGGAACTGTGATGCTTCAGAACAGAAAGATTTTGTTCTGAAAAGTATCCATACGTTTAGTGTGTGCTCTATTTTGTCTCATAAAATATGACGCTGTttgaaaaagggaaataataATCTCtgttcacacaaaaaaaaaaacaatacggcAGAATTAATGTCCTACAATAGCTAGAGTTTAATGTAATGCTCTTGTATTATAATAATAGATGATACTTATTGTCTACAATAAgaacattaattttttttaataaaaacatcaGTTAGCAAAATAAGAGATGAGTTATTACAGTTATCGTTAGAAAAGGTGGTCTTTGCAGCCATAATTTCAGCATCCTATACTAGATATTTGTTCACCGTGTACGTATGTGATACAACGTGTCTCGGTGGTCGAATTATAAACCGTACCGGCTATTACAAGCCCGGACAAAGGAGCCTTTCCCGTTCAGACCGTGCGTCATCCTATTTTAGCAAAGGGGATTACAtgaaaaaatagttttaatttGGGTGTCCGATGTGTGTGTAACCCATGAGTAGGTTGGATATAATGCCCTAAACAAGACGAAGAAGGTCTGTAAGAATTATTACTATAAAACACCAATGTTTTTGAATATAGATAAAGACTACTtagaattaaaatatttatgccgttttttcaacataaaaccacattaaaaaccaatttacaatttaaaaaaaaacattttctgtAAAATTAACCTAACTGACAATAATGCACTCGATCATATAAATATGATACACACTAAACACAATACCTATGTAAtttgatattaaaaaaaaaacttcaccGTTGAAATGTTGCATGAGCTCGTGTTGTGTTTGTAGTTGTAGTTTGCGGTTTTCAATTTCCCCAGTCTGATACAAAAGTAGCGTAGTGTGGAATGCCATTAGCATATTGTCCCGTTATGCATTTGAGTCTTGTTGCATTAGCTTTGATGGAACACTTTTCCCTACTCTGTCCGTTGCATCGCAACTGGTTCGTTCTGGCCAGATCCCAAAGGCCTGATTGACGTATCGATCGACGGTCGATCAGCTCTCGGCTTGGCAGTTATGGCTGCCGCCCCTTCTGCATGTGGTGCAAATGCCTGGCTAATAATACTCATAATGCTACTACTACCGCTTCTACTCGTAAATGTTCATAAATATGGTTATCGCAATGGCTTCACAATATATACTATATATGATACGTAGAACCAATAGTTGTTTTGTACACTAAACCAATCCCATCAACTGGGGAGGTGCTCTTACCTCCTGGGTCGATGGCACGCGTGTGCTGCTGCCAGCGCAACACGGTGGGCACGTGCTGCATACATCTGTCTGGCCTGGCCCTCGAAACCAAAATAGCTCTCCACTGATTCAATTTTCGTGGCGACGGCCCATTATAGGAATGGAACGATTACAACTTGCGCTGGAACGATTCCGAATACGGTGGTGTGAGGGATTTGAGAATTACCCCGAACAAACTCTGGAAGCCGGACGTGCTGATGTACAACAGGTAGGGGGTAGCTGAAAATGAGGCTGTTATTGTCGCAACCCTTCTTATCGCTTAATCGCTTTCCGCTTAACCCCTCCCACGTCTGCAAACATTCCAGTGCTGATGAAGGATTCGACGGAACATATCATACGAATATAGTTGTGAAAAACAATGGAAGCTGTTTATATGTTCCTCCCGGTATTTTTAAGAGCACGTGCAAAATCGACATCACGTGGTTCCCGTTCGATGACCAGCACTGTGAGATGAAGTTCGGCAGCTGGACGTACGATGGCAATCAGGTAGGCGAAACTGTGGGTCCTGCTAGCGCCTCCTAATAGTCTCACAGTCCAAAAATGACAAGAATGACTaattattgattgattttttccaATTCCAGCTGGATCTCATACTCAACTCAGACGATGGAGGCGATCTGTCGGATTTCATCACGAACGGCGAATGGTATCTGATAGGTATGGTATTACCGCACATGCTGCTGATGTCCGTCACTTCGTTGTCTACATCTATGCACTCTTGTCCACTTCACAGGAATGCCcggaaagaaaaatacaataaCATATCAGTGTTGTCCCGAGCCGTACGTGGACATAACGTTCACGATACAGATACGGCGACGGACACTTTACTACTTCTTCAATTTGATAGTTCCATGCGTCTTAATTTCTTCGATGGCCCTGCTCGGATTCACGCTTCCACCGGACTCGGGAGAAAAGTTGACCCTTGGTAAGTGTACGGGGAGTTGGGAAGAGTGTTTGCAGCTGCCATCTGCGACTACTGCCGGCGTCGCGATCCTCGTGGTTCAAAGATCAGGAAAACACGTGGCCGGCCTGTACATCCGATTCGACGCATTCAACCAAATCATCTGCTTGGCCCCTTACATTCGTAGATTCTTGAAGCCATCGATCCATTTCCCCAGTATTGTGTGTTATTGCCGAATTCTCACGACACAGGGCGCATTGTTTTGTTCGATACATGCATTTAACGCATAAACACCATCTGCCATCCTTCCACCGATTTGGGGCAATATACTCAAACTCAGCGCACTGCCCCCGTCCTGTCTGTTATAAGGTCCCAGGCCACCAGTTAAATTTCCATTCGTCTTACAAAACCATGCATAGCATGACGATAACATTCGAACACGGGCGAGCGCCATAAGCGGCGTGTAGTACGTGATATGTAAACTAAACCGACTTCACTTTCATTTCAGGTGTAACTATACTGCTATCACTCACTGTATTCCTTAATTTAGTTGCGGAGACGTTACCTCAAGTATCCGATGCAATTCCGTTACTAGGTTAGCCGATACTGAACTCATCCATTGCTAGGCATTTTGTGATGGTTTTTTGCCccgtttgtttcatttgtattgtttgtttctcTCGAGCTCCTCCACCATTTTTTCGATGAATGATTTTAGCTGTTATCCCGAATAACTGTGTAattgtctttgtgtgtgtgtgaatgcttGGCTTTGTCAATTTACGTTGATTGATATTGTGGTGATTTGTCTACTGTCGAATAGCTGTTTTGCCGGGACCGTTGGCAGAGCGTTTCTACGCATTAGTGCAGATTTCAAATCCCAAGTCATAATAATCTCAAGTCTAACCATTCTAATATATATGCGATGTGTAATGAGACAAGCGTTAAGCAACCAATGCCTAAAGAAGCAGTACATTTCGTGAACCTTCCGTTTTCGTGTGTAAACGATGGACAAAAGTTTAGCTCCAAACAATTTCCTTTAATGTCatttgaagatttttctgTTAGTACTCTGGAGAGTATGTTCTTATTCTTTTTGATATCTATCTCTTATACCTACTCCCATTAGCCTCTTTACAAAACTGTTCTAGCACTAGATTTACGTACTTTCTTTTCCTCTCTGCTACAATGCTCTATTATTACACATATTTACGTCACTGCATAGTAGTGTACGCATTTCCTTTAATTTAGTCTACCAAATTCTTAATCTTAGTGTTATCATTTGCAGGCTAGTTGCAGATTACTAAATTGCATGATTTAGATGAACGGGGTTGCCATTCTATTTACTTATTCTGCTTTTTTATTCCAGTTAGCCATTCGTGGCACAATCCTTTTTGTCTATGTGCATCTTGTTCtacctctgtctctctttctatcaCTTGTTATATAGTGgcttggtttttcttttcatttgtgtgtagttttcaggtttttttttcttttttttttcttagcagtcatttttttatttcaattactgTCCGGAAATTCACTAAACAGTAAAATGCCTACTAACATATCCGTTTCATAAACTCTTAACCAACAACTCATGAACaaaacttaaaacaaaacataacaatcACTAACACAGCCAATAAAGTGTTGCCTAAATAAATGTTCAACTGATGCAAGGGGAGGTTTAACGGATGTATAATATTCACTAACTAAGGCGTAAATGAAactaatttaaaaatgtttatgcATAAACCACTACCAGTAGGACAacacttttgctttcttgcGTTTACTCTGTGTAGTGTCATCAGTGATAAATTTTGCTTCCTTGCTTTACTTTTCCAATTCAAATGACAttctgccaaaaaaaaacagggagcCAACTCCCCGGTGTCTCggtgtgtttgctgctgctgctaggcCAAATCATATTGCGGGCAAATCATTACGATCAGTACCCGGTTCCGAACACTGTGTGGAAGCTGTCGAACAAACATTATGGAAATATggcgtcgtcgttgtcgtcgtcgtgggTTGATTTTAGTTGTTGGTCTCCCCCCCCTCAACACACAACAGTTAAACAGTGCCTAACACACCTGTCTACCATCCTGACCCGAACAAAAGATCGTGCCACGAAACTGCTAAGGATTGTGCCAATGAGCAAAACCTGCGGTTAGCAGTCCTATTTTAGAATGTGGTATGCCTGTACCGGCCTCTCGATTTGTGATTCATTAGACAACTTGCTTTTGTTGCACACTACCGATCCAGtgaaaacagagagagagagagagagagagagcgcgcttACAATGTTCAACGATTTAAGATGATGTTtttcttgttattttttacaGGACTTACTATACTGGTATCTCAAACTGTGTTTTCATTATTAGTGGGACATGTTATTACGAAAACGAGCGAAGCAGTCCCTTTGCTAGGTATAGCCTAAAGAAAGTAGTACTatacaaaccaaaccaaacaaaaaaaaaacatatttgaatacaaacaaacaaatcaaaacgtATATTAATATCTATCCACTCCTTCCACGCCCTCAagcaaataatcaaaacaaaaacaaaaggctCTACTAGTAGCTCTACTAAGTAAACCTGGATAATTCAAAAACAATTTCCATCTTAACAGAACTTAATAATAAACCAACTGGTGAATGATTCGGCATCATTCCCGCTAACCGGCAgtgcgcgtgtgcgtgtacagGTGTAAAATGCAGCTCGACCTAAAAACTAAGCGATAAGAGTTCGTATGGTGTGccacccccaccccctccccctgcaCAACCATACATGCCTATGTATGAATCCACATATTTTACTACAATTACTAAACGAACGTATATAACGCTAATCAGTAAACTGTAGCTTTCGAGGTACTGAACATAATTATGTACAAACAGACGTTACCCAGCCGCAACTGCCATCTCAAACCTCCGGATTTAAACAACACTCTCTTAACTTGCTACCATATCATAtcaaccatacacacacacacacatccttgCGTCCCTGGTACATTCCACCATCCCGAGCACAATACCATAAATCATATAATTCTCCTCCAAACATCATCCTCACAATCATGCATATACACATAACAAGCTTGCCACCATAATTTCGGGTGGAACAAGATGTACTTATCCTGCCACATGCTCCTCCACCCCTCCCTTGCAATTACTCgcatggtttgttttgtttgctttctacTACTCACATCCACCTCTGATCTTTCCGTTCTGTTGCAGAGTTTGCCCGTAATTTTAGTGCATTATTTCTGTTTCATTTTGAATTTCTTGGGTTCGTTTTCTCGGGCGTAGGCTAATGAAAGTTTTGCACAGTTTTCCCGTCCCTGCGCGCTCGATCCCTCCCCCTTTTAGAGTTCGATGATGAGGCGAGCATTAGTCACATCTGGCCCTTCCACCGATCGATTCAAGGGTTTGTCGCAGATGTTCAAGACATTATCCATTAACCGACAACACCACCTGTTCGGGCATAGagtatggttttttttttacgtgaCGAAGTATCTAtatgtgggtgtgggtgtgtgcgtgtttgcgttTTAGCAAACGATGATTCGATTAAATAAATCAGTGCCTATCGCAAGGCATTTGGGCGTTCAGACTAGGGCACACAGAATTCTGAGCCGATCCTGGGGTTCGATATTGCAATGCAGCTcccctctgtctctctttctctttctctcttggtCTTGTTTCACTGCTCAGCTTGTTAGGGTTTGTgcgtttgtgctttttttagcggtgttgtgttgtgtctcTGCGATTCCAGTTTGCTTCAAACCTTCCAAATgttcacacaacaaaatccACTGTAATGTAAATACATATTTGTGCTACTTCTGTCCTTCTACTGCTGATAATGTgtaaagatatttttttttagctgACCAAAAGTTATGCGCTCTATTGAGTTTCTGTTTGAAAATGTGCTTCACTTTATATGAGTTGTTGTCATTATTATTTGTCATCCGCTAGCTCTTGCTTATAGAAGACTTCacatctccccccccccccccctctcgccCACCCCGCATCCAAAAGTGTTGATAATCTGCGTATGAATTCTCAAACCACCTGCAGCTCGCAAAACGCTGCGAAATGTAGTGAATGTACATACCGCCGACATCATGGCGAATCATATATCTCGCTCATGTCCCACTAATGATGAAAacacaaaagagagagagacagtggTTCAGCCAGTGTAGCAAAAGTTATTGGTCTACCTCTCCAGTTACTATAATGGAGAGCCAATATCTCTGGCACGAAGAACCGCACAGATACTTCGAAGCGTTCTAGGtcgatgattttttttatttacattttgtcACCTCCCTATAGGCAAACCAACGCTTCGTTACTTTGTTCGTTACTTGAGACAAGTCAATCATGAATGTCTGACGAGGAAATTACATACGTTGCTGCTCCTCCCTTCTTAATcgtgggtgtgttttttggtCGGAAGTTAACCGCAAAAATGTCCGCTACAGTACCAGCATCACAAAACGGAAGTTGCTGTCGGAATGTTGATTCTtgccaattttgtttttacaatcCATCAAGCCACTCTCATCACCGACGACTGCATGCTTCTCGGCTCAATTCTACGTAATGTCACACGCCCAGTCCCTAGTCCTGTGCTACTAGTGCTCTCTGCATGATTCCAGCATGTTTATAGAAtttcgtattttttgttgttgttagtttttgttcatttcagtttggtttttgatTATTATCCTTTCGATGCATCATTGTTGTCGGTTGTTGGTTGTGTGACGGATTCTATCGTTCGCTTTCGATTTTTGGAATGATTGTTtagtttatataaaaaaaaaaaacagtagtTTGCCTTTTCCATCTCAAATTCTGCCTGTCGTTTAGTGCACCACACTTGGCTCGCTCGTCCctaattgtcttttttttttgtaatgcaaCACATTCCAGGAACGTACTTCAACTGCATTATGTTCATGGTCGCCTCGTCGGTCGTGCTGACGGTTGTCGTACTGAACTACCATCACCGGACCGCCGATATCCACGAGATGCCTCCCTGGGTGAGTGGCCGCACGCACTGCAGCGAGACCAAGATGTTAGTTGCTCATCCCCCcgcttttgttttccaccgcaGATCAAATCCGTTTTCCTCCAGTGGCTTCCGTGGATACTGCGGATGGGTCGACCGGGGCGAAAGATCACGCGCAAAACCATCATCCTGAGCAATCGGATGAAGGAGCTGGAGCTGAAGGAGCGATCCTCGAAATCGCTGCTAGCGAACGTGCTGGATATCGATGACGATTTCCGCCATCCCTGCTCCGGCATTTCTGGCTCGACCACCGCAATAGGAGGGTCAGTGTAAGTAAAGCTTAGCGGCTGGATGAAACCCCTCCAATGATACCGTTTCTTATTTTTACCTTCGAATACCACCCTTGTTCTGTTCACCGACGTAGCTTTACGCGTCTAACAACGGTCGAGGAGCAGAACGTCAGTTCCGGATGTTCGCACAAGGATTTGCACCACATACTGAAGGAATTGCAGTTCATCACGAATCGCATGAAGAAGGCGGACGAGGAACAGGAATTGATCAGCGACTGGAAGTTCGCGGCGATGGTTGTTGACAGGTAGGGGACATCGCCATTAGTGTCAGTCACGTGAACCCTTCCGCGAATCATGAGTAACGAATTTGGTTATTCTTGGATGATTCTTGGAATTCACGAAACTTTTGAAATTGATGAACCACAGccagaaaaatgtaaaacgaTGACCACAGATTACATTTTTGTTGGGATAGCGTTGCGTGTGGAGATCCGCTTAAATTCCTTCAATTTTTAACAGTACAAGAATTTTGAAGATTTGTTATTTGGCGAGGACTTCCGAAATTCACTCCAAAATTAGATTACTTTTCTCCCTTTTCACTACTAACCATTTCCTGTTTGCGTTTTTTGCAGATTTTGCCTTTTCGTGTTTACATTATTCACAATAATAGCGACCGTCACTGTGCTTCTATCGGCTCCTCATATAATAGT comes from the Anopheles coluzzii chromosome 2, AcolN3, whole genome shotgun sequence genome and includes:
- the LOC120948355 gene encoding neuronal acetylcholine receptor subunit alpha-7 isoform X4; protein product: MYFVMDLYLIVLCLLVIYIKDSLQGPHEKRLLNNLLATYNTLERPVANESDPLEVKFGLTLQQIIDVDEKNQILTTNAWLNLEWNDYNLRWNDSEYGGVRDLRITPNKLWKPDVLMYNSADEGFDGTYHTNIVVKNNGSCLYVPPGIFKSTCKIDITWFPFDDQHCEMKFGSWTYDGNQLDLILNSDDGGDLSDFITNGEWYLIGMPGKKNTITYQCCPEPYVDITFTIQIRRRTLYYFFNLIVPCVLISSMALLGFTLPPDSGEKLTLGVTILLSLTVFLNLVAETLPQVSDAIPLLGTYFNCIMFMVASSVVLTVVVLNYHHRTADIHEMPPWIKSVFLQWLPWILRMGRPGRKITRKTIILSNRMKELELKERSSKSLLANVLDIDDDFRHPCSGISGSTTAIGGFTRLTTVEEQNVSSGCSHKDLHHILKELQFITNRMKKADEEQELISDWKFAAMVVDRFCLFVFTLFTIIATVTVLLSAPHIIVQ
- the LOC120948355 gene encoding neuronal acetylcholine receptor subunit alpha-7 isoform X3; protein product: MYFVMDLYLIVLCLLVIYIKDSLQGPHEKRLLNNLLATYNTLERPVANESDPLEVKFGLTLQQIIDVDEKNQLLITNIWLSLEWNDYNLRWNDSEYGGVRDLRITPNKLWKPDVLMYNSADEGFDGTYHTNIVVKNNGSCLYVPPGIFKSTCKIDITWFPFDDQHCEMKFGSWTYDGNQLDLILNSDDGGDLSDFITNGEWYLIGMPGKKNTITYQCCPEPYVDITFTIQIRRRTLYYFFNLIVPCVLISSMALLGFTLPPDSGEKLTLGVTILLSLTVFLNLVAETLPQVSDAIPLLGTYFNCIMFMVASSVVLTVVVLNYHHRTADIHEMPPWIKSVFLQWLPWILRMGRPGRKITRKTIILSNRMKELELKERSSKSLLANVLDIDDDFRHPCSGISGSTTAIGGFTRLTTVEEQNVSSGCSHKDLHHILKELQFITNRMKKADEEQELISDWKFAAMVVDRFCLFVFTLFTIIATVTVLLSAPHIIVQ
- the LOC120948355 gene encoding neuronal acetylcholine receptor subunit alpha-7 isoform X8; the protein is MYFVMDLYLIVLCLLVIYIKDSLQGPHEKRLLNNLLATYNTLERPVANESDPLEVKFGLTLQQIIDVDEKNQILTTNAWLNLDEKNQLLITNIWLSLEWNDYNLRWNDSEYGGVRDLRITPNKLWKPDVLMYNSADEGFDGTYHTNIVVKNNGSCLYVPPGIFKSTCKIDITWFPFDDQHCEMKFGSWTYDGNQLDLILNSDDGGDLSDFITNGEWYLIGMPGKKNTITYQCCPEPYVDITFTIQIRRRTLYYFFNLIVPCVLISSMALLGFTLPPDSGEKLTLGVTILLSLTVFLNLVAETLPQVSDAIPLLGTYFNCIMFMVASSVVLTVVVLNYHHRTADIHEMPPWIKSVFLQWLPWILRMGRPGRKITRKTIILSNRMKELELKERSSKSLLANVLDIDDDFRHPCSGISGSTTAIGGSVFTRLTTVEEQNVSSGCSHKDLHHILKELQFITNRMKKADEEQELISDWKFAAMVVDRFCLFVFTLFTIIATVTVLLSAPHIIVQ